The Pukyongia salina genome segment TCCCAAAAATCGTGATAACCATCCGGCCCCTCCATCCGGCTTACGCCCACTACTCCGGCCAGCACATAGGCTGCCCACCCGTATTTCCAGCCATATCGCCGCTGAATAAAAGATGCTCCACTGAAGGCAGATGCGGTATGACCACTGGGAAATGCGTCGTATTGCTCCCTACCCTCCGGTCTGCGTTTTGCAATGATATATTTTAAAGAATAGGTTAGTGCTAGGGTAGTGCCATAAGAGAAAGCAAGTTGTTTAGTACCCTGATAATCGCCCTTTATGAGTGTTAGCATTGCGGCACCGGCAGGTAAGGCAATTTGTAGTACATCTCCAGAGCCTTCCAGCACGAATTCCCACTGTTCATGACCGCCATCGGCAGGAGAAATAGGATTTTGGGCCGCACCATTCAGTATAAAAAACAGGAATACGAACACGGGAATATATGTGGTGAATCGAGCTGTCATTCACGTTCAGATTAGTTAGTTGGTATACAATATAACGTGTTAAATATGAAAAACTTATGAAGAAAACCTACTTTTTGGATCACGAAATATAATTCCAGATGTTCCTGTATTTAGCTAATTGAGAATAAGTATGCTTAACAGGAGCGTTTTCAGGGTGTTCAAGGGCTGGATCCTCTTTCAGGGTTTGAAAGGCATAGGAGCGGGCTATCTTTAGTATTTCCCCGTCTTTTACAATATCTGCGATCCTTAAGTTAAGTACACCGCTTTGCTGAGTTCCCATTAGATCGCCGGGTCCCCGTAGTTTTAGGTCCATTTCGGCAATTTCGAAGCCGTCATTGGTGCGGACCATGGTTTCCAATCGCGTACGGGCATCGTGAGTGAGTTTATGGCCGGTCATTAGGATGCAATAGCTTTGTTCCGCACCGCGGCCTACGCGGCCGCGAAGTTGGTGGAGTTGGGACAATCCAAACCGTTCGGCGCTTTCTATTACCATTACGGAAGCGTTTGGGACATCAACACCAACTTCAATGACGGTGGTCGCCACCATGATCTGTGTTTCTCCTTTTACAAACCTGTCCATTTCAAAATCTTTATCGGCCGGTTTCATTTTTCCATGAACAATTGATATTTGATATTCCGGCAACGGAAACTCTCTCACAATACTCTCATAACCATCCATGAGATCCTTATAGTCCAGAGCCTCACTTTCCTCTATTAGCGGGTATACAATATACACCTGCCTGCCCTTCGAAATTTCTTCCTTCAGAAAGCGAAAAACCTTAAGTCTGTTTGCGTCGAATCTGTGTACCGTTTTTATAGATTTTCTACCCGGTGGAAGTTCATCGATCACACTAATATCCAGGTCGCCATAAACACTCATTGCAAGGGTTCGGGGAATTGGAGTTGCAGTCATTACAAGAATGTGAGGAGGCTTCTTATTTTTTTGCCAGAGTTTACTTCTTTGAGCCACACCAAAACGGTGTTGTTCATCGATCACAGCAATGCCCAAATTTTTAAATTTCACCTTATCTTCGAGCAATGCATGTGTGCCAACAAGTATCTGTAAAGAGCCATTTTCGAGATTTTCGTGAATTTCTCGTCTATTTGAAGTGGTGGTTGAACCAGTGAGAATAGAAATACTGATTTTCAACTTATTACACCAATCCAATAAACTATTATAGTGTTGGACTGACAAAATTTCAGTTGGCGCCATTAAACAGGCTTGAAAACCGTTGTCAATGCCTATAATCATTGACATGAACGCAACTATGGTCTTCCCGCTTCCCACATCTCCTTGCAACAAGCGGTTCATTTGTGCATTGCTACCTACATCCTTTCTAATTTCTTTGATAACTCGCTTTTGCGCAGTGGTAAGTTGGAAGGGTAAATGTTCCGAATAAAAGGTGTTGAAATACTCCCCTACTTTCGTAAAAGGATAGCCTTTAATTTTCGATTTGTGGACAAGATTTTTTCGAAGAAGTTGGAGCTGAATATAGAATAATTCTTCAAATTTTAATCGGTATTGTGCCCTTGCCAAAAGCGTTGCATCTTTAGGAAAATGAATGTTGAAAAGTGCCTCCTTTTTTGGCAGTAATTTCAGGCTATTTAGAATGGTATTTGAAAGACTCTCAGCGAAGTTATTTTTGGACTCAACAAACAGTTGTTCCATCAACTTAATGATCACCCTGTTCGTGATACCTCGACTATTTAATTTTTCGGTGGAAGGATATACTGCCTGCATGGCCGATCGAAGACTTTTTTCATGTTCTTCCTGTAATTCCATTTCGGGATGAGGCATAGAAAAGTGATCGTTAAACCAGTTTGCCCTTCCGAAGATCACATAGGGATCATTTATCTTTAAGTTCTCACGGATCCATTTTATACCTCGAAACCATACCAGTTCCATTTTTCCGCTCTCGTCGGCAAAGGTGGCAACCAGGCGTTTTCCTCGTTTTTGCTCTACTGTTTTAATATGCGTGATCTTACCGATGAGTTGAACCTCTGCGTTCGTTTTTTGTAATTCGGAAATCTTATAATATCGCGTACGATCCAGATAACGATTAGGAAAAAGATTGATAAGATCCTGAAAAGTGTGAATACCCAACTCTTTCTTGAGGAGATCTGCCCTGTTAGGCCCCACACCTTTTAGATATTCAATGGGAGTTTGAAGGAAATTGGTATTCATAGAACGAATTTAATCATTTCGACCGAAGGGAGAAATCTCATTCTGCTTCGATTGAGTAAACCTGTTCATTCCGGGATTTACAGCATGGATTGAGAGCAACTATTAATTCAATCTACTCCAATTAAAGCTAATGCTTTAACACATTCTCTCTGTGATTTCTCAGGCGTACCTCCTATGAAATGACTAAATTTGGCAGAGCATTTGCTTCTCTGTACTTTATGAAACACTTTCTCTTCATTTTAATAACAATTGTTACTTCGGTTGGACATGCCCAACAAACAGAGGTAGTAGATTTCAAAAAGATAGACGCGAGTATTACATTTGAACCTGATACGAAAAAGGTTATAGGTGATTTATATGTCGAATTTCATGTAATAAAAGCGTCCGATTCTTTATATCTTGATGCGATTGGCATGGAAATAACAAAGATATCCTCAAAAGGAGTACAGGTAGGATCTACCCGGGATAAAATTTGGATCCATGGTAACTTTGAAACAGGGAAGACTTACCAGACCAGCTTTAGTTATATTGCTTACCCACGGCAGACTCTTTATTTTACAGGCGATCAGATCTGGACTCAGGGCCAGGGAAAATATACGTCGCACTGGCTGCCTTCCATAGATGATATGAACGATAAGATCGAGTTCGATCTTCAGATAATTGCCAATCCCCAGGTAACGGTAATAGCTAATGGGGCATTAAAGGAAGTAAATAGTATCGATACGGATAGCCGCGCATGGCGATTCGATATGGTGCAACCCATGTCCAGCTACCTCGTGGCAGTGGCGATAGGCGATTTCAGAAAAAAAGAAATAAATTCACATTCGGGGATACCCATAGAGTTATACTTCAAACCCGAGGATTCTTTAAAGGTTGAACCCACCTACAGGCATACCCGGGAGATCTTTGACTTCCTTGAGGCGGAGATCGGGATTCCTTATCCGTGGCAAAATTATAAGCAAATTCCGGTACGTGATTTTCTATATGCAGGGATGGAGAATACAACCGCCACCATTTTCTCTGAAGCATTTGTGGTAGATTCCATTGGTTTTAACGACAGAAACTATATAAATGTAAATGCCCATGAGCTGGCGCATCACTGGTTTGGTAATTTGGTCACCGAATCCTCTGGTGATCATCACTGGCTGCAGGAAGGCTTTGCAACTTACTATGCCCATCTAGTGGAAAAAGAATTATTTGGCAGTGATTATTATTACTGGCAGTTATATCAAACGGCCGAGCAATTACGCGAATTAAGTGAGGCCGGGAAAGGAGAATCGCTGTTAAATCCGAAGGCATCCTCCCTAACTTTCTACGAAAAGGGCGCCTGGGCATTACACGTTTTACGTGAGCTGATAGGAGATGAGGCATTTAAAACAGCAATCGCAAATTATCTATCAAATAATAAATTTGGTAATGTGACGACCGCCGATTTTCTGCGAGAGGTGCGAGCGGTATCAACGGTCGATATAGATCACTGGGAAGAGGATTGGCTGAAACAAACAGCTTTTAATTCTACACAGGTGTTCAATTCACTGTCCAGATCCGAATTTATGAACCGGTATTTTCAGATCTCCTCCTTACGGGCTACACCTGTAATGCAAAAAATAGGGGAGTTGCGAGATGCTATTTTGGGGGGCAATGATTTTATTGGTCAGGAAGCAGTTTATCAGCTGTCTGGAGAGGACCGCTTTGTAACCCACGCCCTTTACGAACATGCACTCGATAGTGATAATCTCTATATCAGGCAGGCCGTAGCGGTTTCTATGGATGGAGTATCGGAACGGCTTAAACCTAAATTCGAAAAATTGCTGCAAGATTCTAGTTACGTTACCATCGAGGCTGCTTTGTACAACCTATGGAGCTCATTTCCCGAGGACCGGACGAGATATCTGGAAATCACGCGTTCGGTAGAAGGGTTTCAGGACAAGAATGTACGACAATTATGGCTCGCCCTGGCCGTTATCACAGAGGGCTATAGAACCGATGAGAAAACAAGCTTTGTTAACGAATTGAGAGGATACACCAGTAATACATACAGTTTCGAGGTTAGACAACTGGCTTTCAGGTATGTGAATGATCTTCGTCTATTCAACGATGAGGTACTGGATAACCTTATAGACGCTTCAGTGCATCACAATTGGAGATTTCGAAATGCATCCCGAACCTTATTTTCAGAAATAATAAAAAATCCCGGAACGGGAGATGAGATCTTAAAAAGGCTGGACACTTATTCTGAAAAGGAACAGCAATTCTTACAAACCCAATTAAAAGCATGAAACGTGCTCTAGTAATATCAGGCGGTGGTAGCAAGGGAGCCTTTGCTGGAGGTGTGGCTCAATATCTCATGCAGGAAAGAGGCTTCGATTATCAATTATTTGTTGGCACTTCAACAGGCAGCCTGCTTATTTCCCATCTGGCTTTGAACAACCCCGAGAAAATAAAGAAAGTCTATACCTCGGTTCGCCAGGAAGATATTTTTAGTCATCGTCCTTTCGTAGTAAAAAAAGGGAAGTTTGGTGAAAAACAGATCGGGATCGATCATTTTAAGGTGTTGCGTAATTTTTGGAGAGGGAGTAAGACTTTTGGTGAAAGCTATAATCTTAGAACGTTGATATCCAATACTCTAACCGAGAAAGAGTTTGAAAAATTACAGGCAAGCAGCAAGGATGTGGTTGTTACAGTTTCTAACCTGTCCCTAAACCAGGTAGAATATAAATCTGTAAACGATTTTAGTTATAGTGATTTTTGTGATTGGATCTGGATCTCTTGTAATTACATTCCGTTTATGAGCCTGGTAAAGAAGGATGGCTGTGAGTATGCAGATGGAGGCTTTGGGAGCATGGTGCCTATAGAAGAGGCCATCAACAGGGGTGCCACTATTGTAGATGTTATTATCCTCGAAACCGAAATGACTTACTATAACCGTATGCATTCCAGGAACCCGTTCTCCCTGCTAACCAATATGCACGCCTTTATGCTGGACAGGGTAGAGAAACAAAATATCCGAATTGGTAAATTTGTGGCGGGACACCACAAGGCTGTGATAAACTTCTATTATACACCAACAGTGCTTACTACCAACTCACTTATTTTCGACAATAAACAGATGACCCAGTGGTGGGATAGTGGTTACCTCTATGCTAAAAGTCAGAACGAAGAAACCAGCGAAATTCATCCGCAGGATTCTTAAAACAGTTCCCCTACCTCTTTTTTGATATAAGCCAGGGCTTTCTGAGAGGGGGTGATCTCTTCCATGAAGTTCCGAAGTAAATATTCACGCATTTGGTCGGCACCATTGTCCTTTTCATGCATAGCGGCCTGCCTGATAATATGAATCGTGGCATTTTTTGCAGCATTCACAAGATTCCAGCATTCCGGGGTCACATAGATCTGTTGTGCCACATTGTGCTCAAATTCTTGTTCAATATTATTAATAAGCAGGGTTTCGTACTTCTCAATGTCGTCTGAGAATGGTTTTACGCGAATAAGTAGCTTATTAGGGTCCAGACGCTCCATAAGCAGTGTTATGCGCTCATAGGCCTGTAAACGCATTGGTAGTACTTTATTCTGGGCTTCTTTCTGAATTAAATACCTGCGGCGCCCTTCTTCATTCGCCGAATGGCCTTTGAAAAAATAATAAGCAATGATCCCAACCACTATGGCAGGTAACAAGTAGGCTACGTAGTTCAGTATCTGAGAAATATCTTCCATAATTTAACGGTCTTACAGCAAACTTAAGATTTTTTTCCATTTGCACAAGATAACGTTCATCGAACCAAATAAGTATTTCATCGCTTCACAATGAGGGTAAATAACCTCGCTATTCATTCTTGGCTGTGGTAGGAATACATTGCAACCTAATTCTGAATAACACTTTTAATGGCTAAAACGATGAAAACAAAAATTACTTTATTCATGGCAGCCTTATTTATAAACTTCGCCATGAATGCCCAATATCAGAAAAGTATCATAGAGAGCAGTAGGCACTTTCACGATCTTAACATTGTACCTTTAACGGATGGTAGTTCCGATTATGTGGTCGCAGGTAACCTGTTCAACGCTTCACTTTCAAGTGGCCTGTTGATGTTGCAAAGAATAGATAATCTGGGCAACGTGGTCTGGATCAATCAATACACACATTCAACTTTTCAAAACCTGCGAATTTTCGACGCTGTTGCCTACGAAAGTCTTGTGGTAATCACCGGCTCGGTAGATGTGGCCGGATCGCGTCATGTGTTTATCTCTAAAATTCATGCCACCACAGGTTTAATGATCGACGCAAAGTATTACGAAATTGTTTCGGCTAATTTTAATTCGGTTGGACTCCATATCGAAGCCACCGAAACGGATGCTACGGGGAATGGTTTAGGTGATGTTGGTTTTATAGTGAGCGGTTTCTTTAGTGACTGTTATAACGTTAATGTAAATTGTAATAACAATATTGGTTTTGTGCTCCGCACCGACTTTGGTCTAAATGAACTGTGGACGATCGAGATCGACACAAACTTATCTACAAATACAGACGATTTCGATTTTGCAAATGGTATCACAGAGACGGATAATGGTTATTTGATTACGGGAAGTTGCACCGCTCAATTGGCTTTGGGAGGCGAACAACAGGCCGTACTTGCACATAAAATTGACTTTTTGGGGGCTGTTCAATGGGATCAGAGTTATTACTTCGGTAATAACAGGGATATAAGCGTGGATGCTTATTACGATAGTGCGGCAGACGAGTTGTTTATGCTTACCAATTATTCTTTTTCGCATTATTTTGGAATTACAGTATTGGACGATAGCGTACCGGGGGCAGGTTCTATAGATCTTTCAAGGAGTTGGTATGCTTTTGAATGGAACGACCTGAACCGATATGGCTTCACCGTTATGGAATCTGTTGCTGATGCGAATAATTTAGTGATCTCGGGTTACGACAGGGATGAGTCATGGGTAGATGGAAATAATAATCCGCAATTTGGAAACAGCAATGTGTTTGTATACGAATTCAATAAAACCACTGGGAGCCAGGTGGGGCCGTTGTATCAATATACGGTGCCTCATGTAGAACCCACTGGGGATGATTACAATTTTTGGTTTTGGCAAATGCCACTTATGTATTACCCGGATATTAGTTATCAGATAAACGATCCTGCCAATGTGAACTCCGCTTATTACCATCTTGGGTATCGCACTATGGGAACAGGAACTACCCAATCTGAGATGTTCCGTACAACAAGTGCAAAGATCAATAACTGCGATTATATTGATAGAACGATTAATTCCGCTGGTATAAACCCTATCTCGGTTCCGGTTATTTCGGGCTTTGTTCCCAATACTGACTTTACAACCACCATCAATAATGCGCCTGTAACCATAACAGAAAACTTTTGTGAGTCAACCTTGGGGATAGGTGATGCAGGATACGAACAACCTGGTATATACCCAAATCCAGCTTCTTCCCAGATCTTCGTAAGTGGAGGAGAGTTCACTCATTTCACGATTATTAGCTCTCTTGGCGTGATCGTGAAGGAAGGGAAGCTGAAGCCTGATAATTCGATCGCAATTGAAGATCTTACCTCCGGAGTGTATGTGATTTACCTATTGGGAGAGAATGGCGAATTATTTGCTCATAAGTTTATAAAAAACCAGTAATAACTTGATTTTAAGTAAATTTAGTAAAGCCAAAAACAAAATAACCTTGAATTCCCGGTTTGCCATTTTTCTGCTTGTACTTTTCGTTTTTCTCTCTGTAAAAGCACAGAAATACGATCATTATTCGGTGGAAGACGGGCTGCCGGGGAACATGGTGTACCGGGTAACTCAGGATAAAAAAGGATTTGTATGGGCGATCACAGACAAGGGTATAGCCAGGTTCAATGGTAATACCTTTAAAATATTCAATACAAAGAATGGGCTCCCTACCAACGATATCTGGGATATTCAGATAACAAACGATCATAAACTCTGGTATTTCTCAAAGTCGGCTTCATTAGGCTATATCGAGAACAATGAAGTATTTGATTTCCCGGCAGAAAACCCGGATGAACAGTTATTTCCTGCCATTATTTTTAAGATAGATAATGATATTTACTTCGGGTACAATAACCTTAGCTACTATTTACACGATGGGCAATGGAAACTTCTGGACGAAGCAACCGCTAGCGATGATGACGAAAAATTAGCAAGATATCTTCGGTATAAGAACAAAATGGGAGATTTTGTTGCTGCTAATAAACAAAGATATCAAAGAGGCTTATTAAGGGTATTGGATTCGCTGGGAATTATTATCGGTGAAAAGAGTTATGCGGTTTTAAACTTAAATTCAAATGATCTTTTCGAATACAACTTTCCAGAAGCAATTAAGGCCAAAGATCCTGGCTTATTTAGAGTTCATGCGGTAAACGGCGAGTTGCAATTTACAGGTCCTGAGTTTGTGGCCAATATGGACAATGATTACCAACTTGTGAATCTATCTTTTTTTTCTGAAGATCTGAAAGCTCATTTTGCCATGCGTGATAAGCTGGGTAATTTGTGGATGGCTAGTCTTAATCAGGGGCTATATAAGTTGCCTGCTGTGAACCGAAAGAACAAATACTGGCTTGAAGGGAAACGAGTACGCCAGTTGGAAGATACTCCCTTGGGTATCATCGCTTCGGTTCAGGATTACGGATTTTACCTATACAACGCAAGCTATGATAGTTTCGATCTACTTAATAAAAGCGAAGGCTTTGTGTATGGTACCGCCTATATAGATCAGTTGTCGGCCGCATTTCTATTAACAAGTAAAGGGATCGTGAAAGTAAATGCCAATGGAATTCTGCAATCCTTTAGTCCGATGGCGAGAAAGATCTGTTACCACGAGGGGTATTTGTATGGAAATGTCTCATCCGGTCTAAACCAAATAGACCCGATCCAAATGCAGGTAACCAGGCATATCAAAGGGGTGGGGATTAAAGATATAATTAGCTATAACAACATGTTGATTGTGGGTACGTCCAACGGGCTGAAACAACTTAAGAACGATTCGCTTTTACCTATTCAAATTAATGGCCAGGTGTTTTCCAGGCCTATAATGAATTTAGGAAAACTTCCGTCCGGCATATTATTGATCACAACCGATGGATTTGGCGCTTACCGAACCGATCTGGAAGAAATTACCCAGATTGAAAAAACCGAATATCTCAGCGCAAATTCACAGGTAGTGCAGGATAATAATCTTTGGTTGTCCACCAGCCAGGGGGTTTTACAGTATGATCTCGACCAAACAAAAATTACTTTAAAGAATACTATTGGAACCGAATATGGGGTGCCCTCGGTAAATACGCATACGATACTAGCTCAGGGAGATGCGCTTTGGATTGGAACAGATAACGGACTTGTAAAGCTCCCATCCGATCTACAAAAACAAGACCAATACCTGGGAATTTATGTTGAAAAAGGGAGCTACGCGGGTAAAGAAATTAATAAAGTTGATAAAGTAGATTATCAAAAATCCGGAACCCTGAGTTATGTAATTGGAACTATAGATTTTTCACAAAAGAAAGAATCCAGTCCTTACGAATACCGCCTGTATCCCTTCGAAACCAAGTGGATAACGACCACTTCGAATATTATAAATTTTAGTAATCTTCCTCCAAATGATTATACTCTTCAGCTTCGAAAAGGCCAAAACTCATCTACGCATAAGTTTAGTATAAGTCCTCTTTGGTGGCAAAAGCCAATTAGTAAGGTGGTGTTTGTATCCTTGGGGTCACTTTTGCTCCTTTTGCTTCTGCTACAGATACGACGATACGAAATAAACAAGAAGTTGTCTAAACTGGAAATTCAAAATAAACTTACCGAATTCGAATTATACGCTTTAAGGTCTCAGATGAATCCTCACTTCGTGTTCAATTCGTTAGCGGCCATCCAGTATTGTATTAATAACGGGGATATAAGATCGGCCGAATCCTACCTGGT includes the following:
- a CDS encoding M1 family metallopeptidase, with the protein product MTKFGRAFASLYFMKHFLFILITIVTSVGHAQQTEVVDFKKIDASITFEPDTKKVIGDLYVEFHVIKASDSLYLDAIGMEITKISSKGVQVGSTRDKIWIHGNFETGKTYQTSFSYIAYPRQTLYFTGDQIWTQGQGKYTSHWLPSIDDMNDKIEFDLQIIANPQVTVIANGALKEVNSIDTDSRAWRFDMVQPMSSYLVAVAIGDFRKKEINSHSGIPIELYFKPEDSLKVEPTYRHTREIFDFLEAEIGIPYPWQNYKQIPVRDFLYAGMENTTATIFSEAFVVDSIGFNDRNYINVNAHELAHHWFGNLVTESSGDHHWLQEGFATYYAHLVEKELFGSDYYYWQLYQTAEQLRELSEAGKGESLLNPKASSLTFYEKGAWALHVLRELIGDEAFKTAIANYLSNNKFGNVTTADFLREVRAVSTVDIDHWEEDWLKQTAFNSTQVFNSLSRSEFMNRYFQISSLRATPVMQKIGELRDAILGGNDFIGQEAVYQLSGEDRFVTHALYEHALDSDNLYIRQAVAVSMDGVSERLKPKFEKLLQDSSYVTIEAALYNLWSSFPEDRTRYLEITRSVEGFQDKNVRQLWLALAVITEGYRTDEKTSFVNELRGYTSNTYSFEVRQLAFRYVNDLRLFNDEVLDNLIDASVHHNWRFRNASRTLFSEIIKNPGTGDEILKRLDTYSEKEQQFLQTQLKA
- a CDS encoding sensor histidine kinase; the protein is MNSRFAIFLLVLFVFLSVKAQKYDHYSVEDGLPGNMVYRVTQDKKGFVWAITDKGIARFNGNTFKIFNTKNGLPTNDIWDIQITNDHKLWYFSKSASLGYIENNEVFDFPAENPDEQLFPAIIFKIDNDIYFGYNNLSYYLHDGQWKLLDEATASDDDEKLARYLRYKNKMGDFVAANKQRYQRGLLRVLDSLGIIIGEKSYAVLNLNSNDLFEYNFPEAIKAKDPGLFRVHAVNGELQFTGPEFVANMDNDYQLVNLSFFSEDLKAHFAMRDKLGNLWMASLNQGLYKLPAVNRKNKYWLEGKRVRQLEDTPLGIIASVQDYGFYLYNASYDSFDLLNKSEGFVYGTAYIDQLSAAFLLTSKGIVKVNANGILQSFSPMARKICYHEGYLYGNVSSGLNQIDPIQMQVTRHIKGVGIKDIISYNNMLIVGTSNGLKQLKNDSLLPIQINGQVFSRPIMNLGKLPSGILLITTDGFGAYRTDLEEITQIEKTEYLSANSQVVQDNNLWLSTSQGVLQYDLDQTKITLKNTIGTEYGVPSVNTHTILAQGDALWIGTDNGLVKLPSDLQKQDQYLGIYVEKGSYAGKEINKVDKVDYQKSGTLSYVIGTIDFSQKKESSPYEYRLYPFETKWITTTSNIINFSNLPPNDYTLQLRKGQNSSTHKFSISPLWWQKPISKVVFVSLGSLLLLLLLLQIRRYEINKKLSKLEIQNKLTEFELYALRSQMNPHFVFNSLAAIQYCINNGDIRSAESYLVKFSRLVRQFFELSKQKEVTVSKEVELLKNYLDIEKLRFNEKLEYSIKIGDSVEVSKVNIPTMLLQPVVENAINHGIFNKESKGRVDIRFQQNGDNSLEVEIEDNGVGFVNTKKTDSGKRTSSHVLEDRLLFLNKSGKWDISLSHREAYPEKEDKGNITTFKITAIA
- a CDS encoding patatin-like phospholipase family protein, which codes for MKRALVISGGGSKGAFAGGVAQYLMQERGFDYQLFVGTSTGSLLISHLALNNPEKIKKVYTSVRQEDIFSHRPFVVKKGKFGEKQIGIDHFKVLRNFWRGSKTFGESYNLRTLISNTLTEKEFEKLQASSKDVVVTVSNLSLNQVEYKSVNDFSYSDFCDWIWISCNYIPFMSLVKKDGCEYADGGFGSMVPIEEAINRGATIVDVIILETEMTYYNRMHSRNPFSLLTNMHAFMLDRVEKQNIRIGKFVAGHHKAVINFYYTPTVLTTNSLIFDNKQMTQWWDSGYLYAKSQNEETSEIHPQDS
- a CDS encoding DUF7935 family protein, encoding MEDISQILNYVAYLLPAIVVGIIAYYFFKGHSANEEGRRRYLIQKEAQNKVLPMRLQAYERITLLMERLDPNKLLIRVKPFSDDIEKYETLLINNIEQEFEHNVAQQIYVTPECWNLVNAAKNATIHIIRQAAMHEKDNGADQMREYLLRNFMEEITPSQKALAYIKKEVGELF
- the recG gene encoding ATP-dependent DNA helicase RecG — translated: MNTNFLQTPIEYLKGVGPNRADLLKKELGIHTFQDLINLFPNRYLDRTRYYKISELQKTNAEVQLIGKITHIKTVEQKRGKRLVATFADESGKMELVWFRGIKWIRENLKINDPYVIFGRANWFNDHFSMPHPEMELQEEHEKSLRSAMQAVYPSTEKLNSRGITNRVIIKLMEQLFVESKNNFAESLSNTILNSLKLLPKKEALFNIHFPKDATLLARAQYRLKFEELFYIQLQLLRKNLVHKSKIKGYPFTKVGEYFNTFYSEHLPFQLTTAQKRVIKEIRKDVGSNAQMNRLLQGDVGSGKTIVAFMSMIIGIDNGFQACLMAPTEILSVQHYNSLLDWCNKLKISISILTGSTTTSNRREIHENLENGSLQILVGTHALLEDKVKFKNLGIAVIDEQHRFGVAQRSKLWQKNKKPPHILVMTATPIPRTLAMSVYGDLDISVIDELPPGRKSIKTVHRFDANRLKVFRFLKEEISKGRQVYIVYPLIEESEALDYKDLMDGYESIVREFPLPEYQISIVHGKMKPADKDFEMDRFVKGETQIMVATTVIEVGVDVPNASVMVIESAERFGLSQLHQLRGRVGRGAEQSYCILMTGHKLTHDARTRLETMVRTNDGFEIAEMDLKLRGPGDLMGTQQSGVLNLRIADIVKDGEILKIARSYAFQTLKEDPALEHPENAPVKHTYSQLAKYRNIWNYIS
- a CDS encoding phosphatase PAP2 family protein, which codes for MTARFTTYIPVFVFLFFILNGAAQNPISPADGGHEQWEFVLEGSGDVLQIALPAGAAMLTLIKGDYQGTKQLAFSYGTTLALTYSLKYIIAKRRPEGREQYDAFPSGHTASAFSGASFIQRRYGWKYGWAAYVLAGVVGVSRMEGPDGYHDFWDVLAGATVGISSTYLFTNKYTDPPVDVSFASGNGNYILTLRYKF
- a CDS encoding T9SS type A sorting domain-containing protein yields the protein MKTKITLFMAALFINFAMNAQYQKSIIESSRHFHDLNIVPLTDGSSDYVVAGNLFNASLSSGLLMLQRIDNLGNVVWINQYTHSTFQNLRIFDAVAYESLVVITGSVDVAGSRHVFISKIHATTGLMIDAKYYEIVSANFNSVGLHIEATETDATGNGLGDVGFIVSGFFSDCYNVNVNCNNNIGFVLRTDFGLNELWTIEIDTNLSTNTDDFDFANGITETDNGYLITGSCTAQLALGGEQQAVLAHKIDFLGAVQWDQSYYFGNNRDISVDAYYDSAADELFMLTNYSFSHYFGITVLDDSVPGAGSIDLSRSWYAFEWNDLNRYGFTVMESVADANNLVISGYDRDESWVDGNNNPQFGNSNVFVYEFNKTTGSQVGPLYQYTVPHVEPTGDDYNFWFWQMPLMYYPDISYQINDPANVNSAYYHLGYRTMGTGTTQSEMFRTTSAKINNCDYIDRTINSAGINPISVPVISGFVPNTDFTTTINNAPVTITENFCESTLGIGDAGYEQPGIYPNPASSQIFVSGGEFTHFTIISSLGVIVKEGKLKPDNSIAIEDLTSGVYVIYLLGENGELFAHKFIKNQ